The Rhodohalobacter sp. SW132 DNA segment ATCCAGGGAGTTCATCTATTCAGAAGCTGACTGGAACCGAAGTGAGATGTTGTTTAAATCGTAATTTAATAGACTCAAAGGGATAGATCGTTGAAACATTACTTCCGAATCGGATCCGTTGGCTATGTGAACAGTACATCGTCCCGGATGAGACGCTTAATTCTTTATGGGAATTCGGTTTTGTTGATTAACGAATCGTACTGATTCTCAGTCACGTGTTTTTCGCTCCGAATAGCGGAAATTGAGAGATACCAGTTCCGGTCGGTGTTGGTCGTTGGTTGGTTTATGAGCCTTCTCGGTTCGGCGAACCGAGTTACATAGTTCAAGCCTTCCCGGTTCGGCGACCCGAGTTGCATAGTTCAGGCCTTCCCGGTTCGGCGAACCGAGTTACATAGTCTTGGACTAACGAATCATTCAGATTTATGATTAACCCATTGTCTCACGTAGCGTCTTCGATCTCTTTACGCAGATCGTTTATATCACTGGCTATATCTTCACGCATATCTTCCCAATCTTCCTGATCACTCTGTTCAAGTTCGGAGAGCCGATCGCGGATATTGTCAATTTTATTTTTCAGGTCTGAAGCTTTTTCACTGTCTTCTATCTCATCAACACGCTCTTCCCACTCATCGAGCAGACTTTCGGCGAGGTCGATAAATTCCTCTCGCTGTTCCATCCAGTAATGTTGCATTCCCTGGGTAATTCCTTCACTCACTTCTTCTTCGCTCTCCGTATCACCATCACCATCTCCATTATCCTGTGCGCAGGCAAAAAAGGATGTTGCGACAAATGCAATCAGCAAAAATTTTAGTAGATTTTTCATGGTACACGTCCATTTTTGTTACAAGTTGTACCATTAAAACAAGTTGCAGACTTTGTTGTTCCATAAAACCCGAATATGCTGGTTGTGCTCTTAACCGCAGTTCTATGATCTATACGATCTGACAAAAAAAATGGGCCGGGGATGCCGGATCGGAGTCCGGCATGACGAAATTGAGGACGAATGTTCTTCTTTCCAGCCCTTATTAGACAGCCTCGCTATTCACGTTTCACCAGCATTCGTGGATTGGTTGAGGCAATGAACTACAAACATAAAAAAACCCCTGATGACTTTCATCACCCGGGTTTGAAATTGATTCAGCTGTAAAAATCAGTAACCTACAAACTGGTCGCTGTCTTGATAAGATTTTCCGCAATGCGTTTTTCGCGTTCAATATCATCAAACACAACAGAGAAATCATGCATTTTCTCTTTGATACCAGCCAGTTCCAAGCGGGCTTTTTCAACATCAATAAGCTCAGGTTCAATGGCCCGCTCGGCGAGAAGCGTAACTTTGTTGTCGTTCATCTCAACAAATCCGCCGCTGACAGCATACACCAGCTTGGTTCCATCCGGTTTCTCAATCTGAACGGTTCCTACATCCAGTGCTGATACGATTGGGGCGTGATTGTAGAGCATCTGAAACGATCCCAATGCTCCCGGCACCGTTATGCTGATAATGTCCCCTTCAAACTTCGCCCCTTCCGGTGTCAGAATTTGTGCATGTATTGTTTTTTCAGCTGTCATCTGCTTACGCCTCAGCTTCTGCGGTTAATTTTTTGCCTTTCTCGATCGCCTGCTCAATGGTTCCAACAAGGTGAAATGCATTCTCTGGAAGATCATCGAGCTCGCCTTCCATAATCATTTTGAATCCTTTGATGGTATCCGCAATCTGTACATATTCACCGCTCTGACCCGTAAACTGTTCAGCTACGAAAAACGGCTGACTGAGGAAACGCTGCACACGCCGTGCCCGCGATACAACCAGCTTATCTTCATCAGAAAGCTCATCCATACCAAGAATTGCGATAATATCCTGCAGATCTTTGTACTTCTGAAGCAGCTCTTTCACATCCTGGGCTGTTTTGTAATGCTCATCGCCCACAACTTTTGGATCGTTGATTCGTGATGTTGAATCGAGCGGATCCACAGCGGGATAAATACCGATCTGCGTAAGTGCACGGCTCAATACCGTGGTTGCATCAAGGTGAGAGAATGTCGTTGCCGGGGCAGGGTCAGTAAGGTCATCAGCAGGAACATAAATCGCCTGAACAGATGTAATCGAACCGTTTTTAGTAGAAGTAATCCGCTCCTGCAGATCCCCCATCTCCGTTGCCAGCGTTGGCTGATACCCTACGGCAGACGGCATACGTCCCAGCAGCGCCGATACTTCGGAACCGGCCTGGGTAAATCGAAAAATGTTATCAATGAAGAGAAGAATATCGGGAGAAACTTCATCACGGAAATATTCAGCGACGGTCAGTCCGGACAGTGCAACACGTGCTCGGGCTCCCGGCGGCTCGTTCATCTGGCCAAATACCAGTGTGGCCTGCGACTCTTTCAGCACATCTTCATCCACTTTTGAGAGATCCCACTCTCCTTCTTCCATGGCGTGCTTAAATTCATCACCATAGTTAATCACACCCGATTCAATAAACTCACGAAGCAGGTCATTTCCTTCACGGGTACGTTCACCCACGCCGGCAAACACAGAGAGTCCGCCGTGCTGCTTTGCGATGTTGTTGATCAGCTCCTGGATCAGAACTGTTTTACCCACACCGGCACCACCAAAGAGGCCGATCTTTCCGCCCTTTGCGTACGGGCAGAGCAGGTCAATGACTTTAATTCCTGTCTCCAGAATTTCGGAACTGGTGGCAAGGTCTTCAAATTTGGGTGCATCCCGATGGATAGGATATCTCTCTTTTCCTTCCGGCTGCTTGATGCCGTCAATCGCTTCGCCCACTACATTAAAGAGGCGGCCGCGAATATCTTCACCAACCGGCATGGAGATCGGGGATCCGCTGTCGACCACATCTTCCTGACGAACCAGGCCGTCGGTTGAGTCCATCGCAATGGTTCGGACTCTGTTTTCGCCGAGATGCTGCGCTACCTCAAGGTAGAGGCGCGATCCATCTTCACGATCGATATAGAGTGCATTTAAAATTCTTGGAAGCTGACCTTGTTCGAAGTCAACATCTACTACCGGACCAATTACCTGGGCTATTTTTCCTTTATTCATTCTGTTATTTAGAAGCTTTATTTATTCGTTTAGAGTAAAGGATGACCTTTAATAATCTCTATTCTTGAAAGCTTCAAAAGTTAGGCACTTCATTCTCAAAAATCAACGAACATATCGGAGTTTTACCACTTATCACCGGAAATCAGCACATACCGGTTAATATTCTCACCCACTCATGCTGCGATGGCGATATCTTCATGTTTAAGGATCGATCGCATGGCAAAAATCAGCATTCTGCAGGTTTGTGTAATTTCACGGTTTATCATCAACAGCTGCGTGATTTGAAGCTTCCGGATCTCGGCATGACCCACCGCACTGCTGCACGCCTGGATAAACTCCTTATCCATGCGTTCAATTTTCAAATAGAGATCCTCAACCTCTTCACGTACTTCTCTCCTGGCGTTTTCATCTTCCGTACCTGTAAGCTTTTGGCCGGTTTTCACCATCCTCTTTAATCGTTGTTGAATGGATGCAAACGCCTCTTTGTGAACAAGGTCTGTCTCATTGGTGAGCGCGAGCAAATTACCCTGCGATTCCTGGATATTCTTTGCCGCGTTCATCAGGTTTCGGCTGGCGCGAAGCAGCTCATCCACAGCTTTTGATTCCTCCTCATCCAGGGCGTGCGCGTGAATGCGGGTATAATATTCAAATATGTCGGCGTGATATTTTTCAAGGTCGGTATAAATCACCCGTCCCGGTTGTTTACCTGATGAAACAGACTGCCGGGCAAATTTCAGGGTTTCGTCAAGCTGACACATAATCTCTTTCCGAAACGCTTCAATAGCGGCATCTGATACTTCGGGGTCGGTTTTATGGATAAATTGCGTCATCTGAACAACTCGCTCCGGTATCCACTCTTCCGCTTTTTCGGCCAGTTTCGGAATAAACGGATAGTAGATCATCACACCTAAAACATTAAACAGAGTGTGAAACATGGCCAGCCCAAGCACGATGTTTGTGCTGAAACCAAGAATCACCATCACAAACCAGGTGAAAAGCGGAAGAATCAGCAGGGTGACCACAGCGGTTCCAACGGTAAAGATAAGCTGACTGAGCGCCGCCTGCTTTTTGGTGTGGATACCTCCGATCGCACCAAGCACCACGGTAACTGTCGTTCCCACGTTTGCACCTACCACCATCGCTGCGCCCGCCTGGAAATCGATCACACCCGTAAACAGCATGGTAAGCACAATGGCAATCGTTGCGGAACTGCTCTGCATGATGGCTGTCATCACCATCCCTACAAGCGCGAAAACAACTACACCATAGCCGGCAAACATTTCGGGATCGATAATTTCGGAAATTTGATCCACGCTCGATTTCATAAAATCGAGTCCCATAAACAGAAAGCCAAATGCAACAAGGAAGCGGCTGATATTTACGTATTTCGGGGATTTGGCAAGAAGAATGATCCCCAGCCCGCCAATACCGATCAGTGGAAGTGAAAACGAGTCGATATTAAATTCAAAACCAAACACGGCCACAATCCATGCAGTAGCGGTAGTTCCGATTTTCGCACCCATCATCACCGAAATGGCCTGGATCAGGTTCATAATTCCCGCTCCTGTGAACGCCAGTACCATCAGCGATACCGCCGAGCTGCTTTGAAGAATTGCAGTGCTCACCATTCCGCTCAGGATCGACTTAAACCGTGTCGCCGTGTATTTTCGGATCAGCTGCTTAAAAGCCGCACCGCTCAATATCCGGATCGACTCCTCCATCATATGCATCCCAAAAAGAAAAATTCCCAGCCCGGCCAGGAACAACCATAGATCAAATTCTGAAAGTATCGCCATCTGCAGCTTCGTTTTTTATCTGTGTGGACCAATATAAGTTATGAATAAATCGGTTCGGTTTTTACTGCTTCTCAACTGTTCATGCTATTTGTATTCGGATCACCGAGCGCGGGGCATTTTCTGAATGGAATTCTTTAAACACCGCCTATCCGGTTAGCATAAGGCATACCAAAACATTATCTTTAGAGCTGTTTAATATTTGACTTGCTGGGAGTTTTAACCTCTGTCACAAACTGAACGTTTAACCACAAACCGAGTACACTTTTGGAAACCGAACTTACTGCACGATCCGTCAGCGTTGATATTTTAGTTGAATTTGATGAAAGCCAGACCATCACATACACCGGTGCCAACGAACTGGAACCAAGAGAACGGGCTCAGGTACGCGAATATGTTCAGAATATTCTCCGAAAGAGGAGCTATTTAGACTTTGTCCTGGGCGAATACTCCAGTATTCAGATGGACGAGATGAAACCGGTTCTTAAAAATATCCTCCGGCTCGGCCTGTACGATATGCTTTTTATGGACAGCACTCCCGATTATGCCGCTATCAATGAATCGGTGGAGATTGCCAAGTTACGGCTCGGATCGAAGTCAGGCGATCTGGTCAACGCCATCATGCGAAACATTCAGCGTGATATGCCCGACCTGCCTAAACCGGCATTTGAAGACCGTACCAAACTCATTGCTACCACATTTTCCCATCCCGAATGGATGGTTAAGCGCTGGGTGCAGCGAATGGGTGAACGAGAAGCTTTTCAGCTTATGCAGTCGAATAATCAGCGCCCTTCGTACTATGTTCGGGTAAACAACCTTCGCACAAAAACCTCAAATTTCAAGCTCCGTATGGAGAAAGCGGGCATAGAATTTGAGGAGAGCGACTGGCTGCCGGGTTACTTTAAAGTGGATTCTGTTCAGCCTTTCCTGGCTAAAGAGTGGCTTCTGAGAGGAATTTGCCACGTTCAGGATATCGCCGCCGGTTTTGCCCCCACGATCCTGGAACCGATGCCCGGTGAAGAAATTTTCGACCTGTGCGCCGCACCAGGCACCAAAAGCATCGTAATGGCCGATATGATGAATGCCGAAGGCTCTATCGTTTCTGTTGATATAAATTCACAGCGGCTCGAACTTCTTGCACAGAACGCCATGAATTTCCGTGCCGAGAATATCAAAATCAGGCGTGCCGATGTGCGTGATCTCGATCTTAAACTCGCCGATGGTGTTCTGCTTGATGCCCCCTGCACCGGTACGGGCGTGCTGAGTAAACGAGCCGACCTTCGCTGGAAACGGACCGAAGAGGAGCTCGAAAATTCTGTGAAACTGCAGGAAGAACTTCTGGATGAAGCCGCAAATCACGTAAAACGGGGCGGACGCCTGGTCTACAGCACCTGCTCCATTGAGCCGGAAGAGAACTGGGAACAGATCCAGAAATTCCTCGATCGCTACGACAACTTTGAACTGGAAAATCTCGAAGAATTTCTGCCTGAGGAAGTCCTTGCCGAAGACGGTTTTGCATATCAAACCCTGCCGCATGTTCACAACTGCGACGGCCATTTCGGAGTCCGGCTGAACCGCGTGAAGTAATCGATTATTTTACTGACGATTTATCAATATATATGGGTTGAAGCAGAGGCGTGGTAAGCTTCTGTGCAGACCCGTTTTTTATTTCACCATCCCTGTATCAAATCTTTTTAAATGAGTACTGAAGAGCTTACGAACGAAGAAATTCCAAAGCATTACGACCCCGCCGCCACCGAACAAAAATGGAGTAATTTCTGGGAAGAGAATCAATTTTTCCACTCAGAACCCGATGACCGGGAACCGTTTACCGTTGTGATTCCTCCGCCAAATGTTACCGGTGTGCTGCACATGGGGCACATGCTCAACAACACCATACAGGACGTGCTGGTCCGGCGGGCGCGTATGCAGGGCAAAAACACCTGCTGGGTTCCGGGAACCGATCATGCATCGATCGCCACCGAAGCGAAAGTGGTGCAGAAACTTCGTAAAAAAGGGATCAAAAAAAGCGACCTCTCCCGCGATAAATTTATGGAACACGCCTGGGAGTGGACCGATCAGCACGGCGGCATCATCCTGCAGCAGCTGAAAACCATCGGGGCATCCTGCGACTGGAAACGCACACGCTTTACGCTCGAAGAGGAACTGTACGAAGCGGTGATCAGCTGTTTTATTCAGCTTTATGAGGATGGATACATCTACCGCGGCAAGAGGATGATCAACTGGGATCCAGCTGCACAAACGGCACTCAGTGATGAAGAGGTCATCCATAAAGAAGTTCAGTCAAAACTCTACCACGTCAGGTATAAAATTAAAGACAGCGATCAATATGTAACGATCGCCACCACCCGGCCGGAAACCATTCTCGCGGATACGGCCGTTTGTGTGAATCCCGATGATGAGCGCTACAAAGGACTGATCGGAAAAACCGCCATCATCCCGATGGTAAACCGTGAAGTTGAGATTATCGCCGATGAATATGTTGATCCTGAATTTGGTACCGGCTGCCTGAAAATCACACCTGCCCACGATCCGAACGATTACGATCTGGGGATAAAGCACGGACTGGAAATTATTGATATGCTCAATGCAGACGGCACACTTTCTGACGCCGCTGAGCATTACGTGGGCAAAGACCGTTTTGAAGCTCGAAAGCTGATCATAAAAGATCTGGAGAAACAGGAGCTGCTCGTTAAAACTGAAGATATGCCGAATAAGGTGGGTTATTCCGAGCGGACTGATGTGGTCATTGAACCGCGTCTTTCCCTGCAGTGGTTCTGCAAAATGGAAGAGCTGAGCAAACCCGCCCTCGACAACGTATTGAACGATGAGGTTCAATTCCACCCGGCAAAGTTCAAGAACAGTTACCAGCACTGGATGGAAAACATCCGCGACTGGTGCATTTCGCGTCAGCTCTGGTGGGGGCACCGGATCCCCGCCTGGTATTTTGGGGATGGTGAGAATGAATACGTCATCGCCCGCACTGAGGATGAAGCACTGGAAAAAGCGCAAGAAAAATCAGGGAAAACACTGACCGCCGATCAGCTCAGCCAGGATGAAGATGTACTCGATACTTGGTTCTCCTCATGGCTCTGGCCCATCTCTGTGTTTGACGGAATCAATAAGCCGGATAACCGTGAAGTAAACTACTATTACCCGACACAAGATCTGGTGACAGCGCCAGAAATCATGTTCTTCTGGGTGGCACGAATGATTATGGCCGGGTACTACTTCCGTGATGAAAAGCCGTTCAGCAATGTCTATTTCCATGGAATAGTTCGAGATGAAAAACGGCAGAAAATGTCGAAAAGCCTGGGCAACTCGCCCGATCCGCTCAAGCTGATAGAAAAGTACGGAGCCGACGGAACCCGCGTGGGAATGCTGTTTGCATCACCGGCCGGAAACGACCTTCTTTTTGATGAAGCACTTTGCGAACAGGGCCGAAATTTCTCGAACAAAATCTGGAACGCATTCCGGTTTCTCTCGATGAATAAAGAGGCGGGCACGGAATATACGCCAACACTCGAACTCGATTCCGACAACCTGGCCGACCGCTGGATGAAGTCGAGAATTCTCTCCACAATGAAAGAAGTGGAGAACGATTTCGAAGCCTATCGTCTCAATGAAGCACTGAAAAAACTCTATTCACTGGTCTGGGATGATTTTTGTGACTGGTATATCGAAGTATCCAAATCGGATGTGCCGGGCGAAAATATGCCAAAGGAGAATCTTGAACGTGCACTTGGTTTGTTTGAGCTGCTGATGAAGCTCCTGCACCCGTTTATGCCGTTCATAACCGAAGAGATCTGGCAGCGGATTCAAAACCGGTCGACTTACGAGGCACTCACCATCAGCGAATGGCCGGATATCGAAGGGGAAGCTGATTCTGAAGCGATCGAACTATTCAGACAAATCCAGGAGCAGATTTCGGCCATCCGAAACATCCAGGCCGAAATGGGGCTCTCGCCGAAAGCTGAACTGGAGATAAAGATCAAACCCGCCGGAAGTGAGCTGGCTCAGCAGCTGGAAACCGAAAGCTGGATCTACCATAAATTTCTCACGATTTCAGATATTCAGTTTGATACATCCATCGACAAACCGAAAGCGTCAGCCTCTGCCCTCGTTCGCGGAACCGAGCTGTTCATTCCGCTTGAAGGATTGATCGACCTCGACAAAGAAAAAGAGCGTATCCGAAAAGAGATCGCAAAAATGGAAGGATTTCTGAAAAGTGTGAACGGCAAACTGTCGAATGAAAAGTTCGTAGAAAACGCACCTGACGCTGTTGTGGAAAAAGAGCGACAGAAAAAAGCTGATGCTGAATCAGATATAAAAATTCTAAATGAATCACTTGAAAACCTTGAGGCTTAACTAATTTAACCCGTCTATATATATTTTTTCTAATTGCTGTTTAATTCTGAATGAATATAGATCGTATGATTCTAAACCGGCTTTACATATGAAACATCCTGCTATACTTTCTGCTTTCCTCATTTTAATTCTTCTGGTTTCCGGCTGTGTGGCCGAGAGTGATCAGGTTGAACGGGAGTATGATGGTCCGGTTACCTGGGCCGCCGTGCAGGATGAAGGGCATGGCGTTCTGAGAGTACTTTATGTGCCGGCTGATGGATTTGCTTATACAAACGAAGAGGGTGAGCTAACGGGATTAACCGTTGAGCTTATCATCGATTTTACCCGGTTTCTCGCAGAAGAGCACGATGTACTGCTGGAACTCGATTTTGTGGAGGTCGAAAACTGGACCGATTTCTATAACGACATTGTGGAGGGCGAAGATGGGATGATCGGGATGGGCAATGTGACGATCACAGAAGAACGTCGTGAAGAACTATCGTTCAGCCCTCCCTACATGACAAACATTGCATCGCTGATTTCCCACATCAACACAAATGAACTCACCGGGTTTGAAGAGATGAGCAGCGTTTTTGAGGGTCGGGATGCACTCGCCTTTGAGGGAACACTGCATGAAGATCGCCTGAGAAATCTCACCGAACAGTATCACCCCGATGCAGAAATTGCACTTGCAACTTCTAACGATGAAATCATCGAACGCGTTGGGGCATCAGACTCCTATTTCGCCTACATCGATATTTATAACTACTGGAGGGCAGTCGATCGCGGAGCAGATATTCAGCGCCATGAAGCCGGCGATGAAGCCGCTGAACAGTTTGGCTACATCATGCCGCTGAACTCCACCTGGGAGCCCGTTCTGAATGAATATTTTGAAAAGAACGGCGGACTTCTGCTAACAACCCGTTACCGTGAAATCATGGCAGAACATCTGGGCGAACGGCTCACAGAACTTCTCATCGAAGCACACCGGCAAGAGATTTCGGAGTAGCCGCACACTCTTGGAATAATTTCCCGATCGATTATAAGCCGGCTAAATCACACTCAATTCTGCCCTGAAGTAAGTGTAAAAGAGACTGGTCTGCCCTTCAAAACCCGACCGGGTTCCGAACATCAGCCAGGCATTTCCCTCTCCATCTGTGGTAACCGTATCATGCCCGGAGTCGCTGCTCACTTCTTTCATCTCATAGATATAATCTTCATCGCAATCCCGGGTATTCCCGATATGACCGATTATACTATTCTGGTACCACTCCTGCGGATCCCCACTCTCGTATTGCAAATTTAACAGATAATAGTCGTCTTCTACGATTTGCTGAGGCATCTCGGCGCTGGCTGACGTAATTACCCGCACTGCGTTGCCGATTGGTCCGCCAATTCCCGGACACCCTTCAGGAGCATTTGTTGCAAATCGAACCGTGGTTTGAACATCATATGTGGTATTCGGCTGCAATCCTTCAATTTGTTTTCTGAAGAGCATTTTTACATCATCACTGTGATTAATCCCACTGATAAAGAGACTCTGCTGCTCCGTATCAAGAGGTTCGGGAAGTGGCCTGTAATCAGATATTAATTCCATTTTGTCACTCCAGCCCACATTATATCCCGTAAAAAAAGGTTCCCAATCGAAATCCGATTCTTCAAAGCTGTATTCATAGATTTCAGTCTCCTCAACCGGAAGAGTATCATCAGTAATATCGCAGCTAATGATAAAAACGGTTACGAGTCCAACCAGCACAAAGGCGCTAACTTTATAGAATTGGTCTGAACATCTTTTTAATTTTGATAGAATAAAATTTCTGAGTTGAAAAAACATAATAATGTTGTGATTTATTTAAATCATCCGATTATTAAACATGAACTTTTTTAAATGAATTTCATTCATGTTATCATCTCTATTTTCACACGAAAAACATTCCTGATTGTTTCATTATGAGCTTCAAAGAACTGGAGATTAAAATCCATAACTCTTTATCGGAGGGCTCTGCATAACGAGATCTGCCTCATTTCCCTATTCCGGCACACAACTTTTTGCTATCTTCTGCGTGTTGATATCAACTATTATTTTTTAAAATCTATTGCCTTATGCCTCATATTGCCAAAAAATTAGATGATTTTGTAAGCCTGATCGATCCTGCAGAAAACCAGATTTTTAATATGTCTGCCGAAGAAGCTGAACGTGTGATTGCTTCAGGCGACCCTGAAAAAATCCGGGAAATTGAAGGCTCTTTTGCCATTGTTCAGAAAGTGGGTCAGCAGGTGTTTTTGTCCCGCTCCATCGGCCGGCCGATGCGATACTTTATGGCAAAACAGGTCTCGGGTCCGCTTCTGATCGTTGCCGAACGAATCGATGAAATTTATAACTATTTGAAAGAGCTTGGATTTGCAGATCAGTTCCGCCCCGACTATACACGCATGGTTCCTGCTCACTATCTTGTACGGCTTGATGTGATCGGATGCCCGGATCCCAATCCGCAGTTCAACCGATATTTCACTCCCGAACGAAACACGATGAATGCGGATCTTGATCAGATTGGAAAGACCTACATCGAAGCACTCCGGAATGAGTGCCGAAAATGGCTGGAAACCGTTCCCGAAGATGAACCGATCGGCGTGCTCTTTTCCGGTGGGATTGACAGCGGCTCGGTATTCCTCACGCTCTATCACCAGATGCTGGAGATGGGCCTCTCCCCTTCGCGATTGAAGGCGTTTACGCTCTCCGTGGGCCAGGCCGCTGATGCCGACCAGGCGTTCGATTTCCTGAACCAGCTCGGTGTGTCGATGTTCCTGGAAGTGATTGAGGCAGATAAGTCGGAGCTGGATTACAAAGAAACCATCCGGGTGATTGAGGATTACAAATTACGTGATGTGGAGGCGGCTACAATGACGCTGACACTCTGCAAAAAAATCCGCGAAAAATATCCGAACTGGACCTGGCTGGCCGATGGTGATGGTGGGGATGAAAATATGAAATCGTACCCGATCGAAGATAATCCGGAGCTGACCATCCGAAGTGTTCTCAACAATCCGCTGCTCTACCACGAAGGCTGGGGTGTGGATAAAATCAAGCACTCCCTCACCTATTCAGGCGGACAGAGCCGCGGGCATATCCGCACATATGCGCCGGCTAAAAAACATGGCTTTAAAGGATTCAGCCCGTACTCACTGCCGAACGTAATCGAAGTGTCGGAAGGAATTCCCTTCATTCAGCTCACCGACTGGAGTCATGAAGAGCTATATGCGCTGAAGGGTGATATCGTCCAGCGTGGAGTAAAAGCCGTTACCGGCCACGATATGCCGGCGTTTCCAAAGCGCCGTTTTCAGCATGGCGCGATCGATGAACAGGGATACAGCGAGTTGTTTCCCGAAAACGAGATGGAGTACAGAAACTACTTCCGGTCACTTTATGCCTGATTCACAGCTCATCACCAAACTGCGTCCACCCAAAAAAAGCGTGGATCCGTTCAGGCCTTATGGCTGGCTGCATGAACAGGAACCCGGCCCGGATGGACGCCTGGTGGATGTGAATACGCTTTTCCTTACTAATAAGGAGTGCTCGTTCAAATGT contains these protein-coding regions:
- a CDS encoding asparagine synthase-related protein, whose product is MPHIAKKLDDFVSLIDPAENQIFNMSAEEAERVIASGDPEKIREIEGSFAIVQKVGQQVFLSRSIGRPMRYFMAKQVSGPLLIVAERIDEIYNYLKELGFADQFRPDYTRMVPAHYLVRLDVIGCPDPNPQFNRYFTPERNTMNADLDQIGKTYIEALRNECRKWLETVPEDEPIGVLFSGGIDSGSVFLTLYHQMLEMGLSPSRLKAFTLSVGQAADADQAFDFLNQLGVSMFLEVIEADKSELDYKETIRVIEDYKLRDVEAATMTLTLCKKIREKYPNWTWLADGDGGDENMKSYPIEDNPELTIRSVLNNPLLYHEGWGVDKIKHSLTYSGGQSRGHIRTYAPAKKHGFKGFSPYSLPNVIEVSEGIPFIQLTDWSHEELYALKGDIVQRGVKAVTGHDMPAFPKRRFQHGAIDEQGYSELFPENEMEYRNYFRSLYA